The window AATCCTGACCTTTGGGTTATTAAAAAATTTATGAAACGAAAAACATCAAAAGACATGGGTAACAACAAAAGTAATTTAGCGAAACCAGCATTGGCAGTGCTTTTTTTAACCATTGGTTTAATGCTACAATCTTGTAGTAATCAAAAAGAAGGAGAAGACGTTAAGGTCAAAGCACCAAAACAAACACTTTTTGAAGCCGCCTTCCTCGGAAATGTGACTAATGTGAACAAGCATATTGAAGCAGGTACAGCATTGAACCTAAAGGATGATTTTGGGTCTACTGCTCTAGTTATTGCCACTATATTTAATAAGGTGGATGTGGCCATAGCACTCATCGAAGGAGGTGCTGATATTGAGGTAAAGGGTGATGATGGTTCAACAACCCTTCATACTGCTGCTTTTTATGGTAGAACGGAAATAGTAAAAGCTTTACTCAATAAAGGAGCAAATACTGCGGCGTTAAATAACTATCAAAGTACGGCTTTGGCTTCGGTTCAAGTTCCATTCGATCAAGTGAAACCTTTATACGATCAGATTTCAAAAGACCTACGTCCTCTAGGTTTGACATTAGATTATGAAGAATTGAAGTCTGCTCGTCAAGAAATTGCTGAGTTAATCATTAACCAACAGAAATAATGGAGAATTCTTTAACCCACGATCGCCGATTCGATATTGATTGGCTACGCGTCATCGCTATAGGTTTGTTACTGATATATCATATAGCGATAGGATTTCAACCTTGGGGAGGGTTCATTGGTTTTATCCTGTCAAATGAATCGCTCGAGTCGATTTGGGTTCCCATGTCCGCACTTAATGTTTGGCGGATCCCGATCTTGTTCTTCGTGTCTGGGATGGGCGTCTGCTTTGCGATGCGTAAACGAAGCTGGAAAGAATTGATTAAAGAACGAGCTTTAAGAATTCTTATGCCTTTTCTGTTTGGTATGGCATTTATAGTACCGTTACATTGGTTAGTCTGGCAAAGCTATTACGACCAGCCTTTACAATTTTTACCACAACCAGGTCATCTTTGGTTTTTAGGAAACCTGTTTGTCTATGTCCTTCTTTTATCGCCGATTTTTTATTGGTTGAAGAAGAACAGAGAAGGAAAAGTTCATCGATTTTTGGCAATGCTCTTCCAAAATCCATTTGGCCTTATCGTGGTCATGATTCCTTTTTTGCTTGAGGCAATAATTGTTAATCCTGTGAGCTTTGAAACCTATGCTATGACTTGGCATGGCTTTTTTATCGGATTATTAGCTTTCTTTTTTGGCTACTGTTTTATCTATGCTGGAAGTGGTTTTACAGCTACTGTTAAAA is drawn from Roseivirga misakiensis and contains these coding sequences:
- a CDS encoding ankyrin repeat domain-containing protein codes for the protein MKRKTSKDMGNNKSNLAKPALAVLFLTIGLMLQSCSNQKEGEDVKVKAPKQTLFEAAFLGNVTNVNKHIEAGTALNLKDDFGSTALVIATIFNKVDVAIALIEGGADIEVKGDDGSTTLHTAAFYGRTEIVKALLNKGANTAALNNYQSTALASVQVPFDQVKPLYDQISKDLRPLGLTLDYEELKSARQEIAELIINQQK
- a CDS encoding acyltransferase family protein → MENSLTHDRRFDIDWLRVIAIGLLLIYHIAIGFQPWGGFIGFILSNESLESIWVPMSALNVWRIPILFFVSGMGVCFAMRKRSWKELIKERALRILMPFLFGMAFIVPLHWLVWQSYYDQPLQFLPQPGHLWFLGNLFVYVLLLSPIFYWLKKNREGKVHRFLAMLFQNPFGLIVVMIPFLLEAIIVNPVSFETYAMTWHGFFIGLLAFFFGYCFIYAGSGFTATVKRWKWLFLAIAIALFSYRLLVLELVVPNYLLSIESNFWIFGVFGIVFTYLNKPSRLLSYLSKAVYPVYIIHMAFLYLGSVLIFPLDIPLEIQFVLLILFTGISCLLTYEFVIKRVKFLRPFFGLTY